One Burkholderiales bacterium genomic region harbors:
- a CDS encoding YqgE/AlgH family protein: protein MESVNLTHHFLIAMPGMVDPNFSKTLTYICEHNEQGALGLVVNRPIDLRLDALFEQISIPVSEDKYSAMPVHFGGPVQIDRGFVLHNPLGDWQSTLAVNREVGLTTSKDILQALSDGRGPRRVLVTLGYAGWAPGQLEQELGQNAWLTVPANAEVIFDTPPELRLSAAMGLLGVDFATLSGHAGHA, encoded by the coding sequence ATGGAAAGCGTAAATCTCACGCATCACTTTCTGATCGCCATGCCTGGCATGGTCGACCCGAATTTTTCCAAAACGCTGACCTACATCTGCGAGCACAACGAGCAGGGCGCGCTGGGCCTCGTGGTCAACCGGCCGATCGATTTGCGCCTCGATGCGCTGTTCGAGCAGATCAGCATCCCGGTTTCCGAAGACAAGTACAGCGCGATGCCGGTTCACTTCGGCGGGCCGGTGCAGATAGACCGCGGCTTCGTGCTGCACAATCCGCTCGGCGACTGGCAATCGACGCTCGCGGTCAATCGCGAAGTCGGCCTGACGACATCGAAAGACATTTTGCAGGCGTTGAGCGACGGCAGAGGGCCGCGGCGCGTCCTGGTCACTCTCGGTTATGCCGGCTGGGCGCCAGGCCAGCTCGAGCAGGAATTGGGGCAAAACGCCTGGCTGACGGTGCCGGCGAACGCCGAAGTGATTTTCGATACCCCCCCTGAACTGCGGCTCAGCGCTGCCATGGGTTTGCTCGGTGTGGATTTCGCGACCTTGTCCGGGCACGCCGGGCACGCTTGA
- the pyrR gene encoding bifunctional pyr operon transcriptional regulator/uracil phosphoribosyltransferase PyrR, whose translation MELPDAEHLVRELVRQLRAHLGAQSNACKNTALVGVHTGGVWLAERLHRELAIELPLGVLDISFYRDDFQRIGLHPQVKPSAIPFGVEDRDIILIDDVLYTGRTVRAAMNTLFDYGRPATIRLAALIDRGGRELPIAAQFVGARLPLDEAQQIELRRDSDGILSLHLDEAAA comes from the coding sequence ATGGAACTGCCTGACGCCGAACATCTCGTTCGAGAACTGGTTCGGCAGTTGCGCGCGCATTTGGGGGCGCAATCGAACGCCTGCAAAAATACCGCACTGGTCGGCGTGCACACGGGCGGCGTTTGGCTTGCCGAGCGTCTGCATCGCGAACTTGCCATCGAACTGCCGCTCGGCGTGCTCGACATCTCGTTCTATCGCGATGATTTCCAGCGCATCGGTCTGCACCCGCAAGTCAAGCCGTCCGCGATTCCATTCGGCGTCGAAGACCGCGATATCATTCTGATCGACGACGTTCTCTATACCGGCCGCACCGTCCGCGCCGCAATGAACACGCTATTCGATTACGGCCGGCCGGCAACGATCCGCCTCGCCGCCTTGATCGATCGCGGCGGGCGCGAACTGCCGATCGCCGCGCAGTTCGTCGGCGCGCGGTTGCCGCTCGACGAAGCTCAGCAGATCGAATTGCGGCGCGATAGCGATGGCATATTGAGCCTGCATCTGGATGAGGCGGCGGCTTGA
- the ruvX gene encoding Holliday junction resolvase RuvX codes for MNFASAISSHSPAPPGGRGAILAFDFGEKRIGVAIGDMSLRIPHPLATITAPDNARRFAAIAELIAEWQPALLVVGIPADDLSALDEKRSADGTGHRLSRLCRKFALRLRTHFQLPVSLVDENLSSSAASIDLREAGLRGRKQKAILDQIAAQQILQTWFSGRDGTA; via the coding sequence TTGAACTTCGCCTCCGCCATTAGCAGTCATTCGCCGGCACCGCCCGGCGGGCGCGGCGCCATACTGGCTTTCGACTTCGGCGAGAAGCGCATTGGCGTCGCGATCGGCGACATGAGCCTGCGTATTCCGCATCCGCTGGCGACGATCACGGCCCCGGACAACGCGCGACGTTTCGCCGCTATCGCGGAACTGATCGCCGAATGGCAACCGGCGCTGCTGGTGGTCGGCATTCCGGCTGACGACCTGTCCGCGCTTGACGAAAAGCGCAGTGCCGACGGGACTGGGCATCGGCTTTCCCGCCTTTGCCGCAAGTTCGCGCTGCGCCTGCGCACGCATTTTCAGTTGCCGGTCAGTCTGGTCGATGAAAACCTGAGTTCGAGCGCCGCGAGTATCGACTTGCGCGAGGCCGGGCTGCGCGGACGAAAACAGAAGGCCATCCTCGACCAGATCGCCGCCCAGCAGATTCTGCAGACCTGGTTCTCCGGCCGCGATGGAACTGCCTGA